Proteins encoded in a region of the Oncorhynchus gorbuscha isolate QuinsamMale2020 ecotype Even-year linkage group LG16, OgorEven_v1.0, whole genome shotgun sequence genome:
- the LOC124000523 gene encoding CAP-Gly domain-containing linker protein 1: MDVAAIMHQGYPSSVCSSHYQLEALKQQNSKFQEELSLSQMRGSSESQHIGTLCKEIEVLKLASLTSQNQPDMKDRETLANQETDEDKELETLRDEIAVLRGENAMAKTLQSAVETLERDKAQLQERVTSLEQRLLGRQASEGGDSGVPSSGDTALDQLREEKEFAEGQINFLNSVIVDLQRKNEELKVKLKKMALAEFNGNDGTDGLEEGGSKDKKAPPRLFCDICDCFDLHDTEDCPTQAQSPDSVPHSSFKGKPADQRPYCDICEAFGHSIESCQEDQTF; the protein is encoded by the exons ATGGATGTGGCTGCTATTATGCACCAGGGCTATCCAAGCAGCGTCTGCTCCTCTCACTACCAG CTCGAGGCATTGAAACAGCAGAATTCCAAATTCCAGGAAGAACTCAGTCTCTCGCAGATGCGAGGCAGCTCAGAAAGTCAGCACATTGGAACTCTGTGCAAGGAAAT TGAGGTACTGAAGCTGGCCAGTCTGACGTCTCAGAACCAGCCAGACATGAAAGACAG GGAAACTCTGGCCAACCAGGAGACAGACGAGGACAAGGAGCTGGAGACTCTGAGGGATGAG aTCGCGGTGCTGCGAGGTGAGAACGCCATGGCCAAGACGCTGCAGTCTGCCGTGGAGACGCTGGAGAGAGACAAGGCCCAGCTACAGGAACGCGTCACCAGCCTGGAGCAGAGGCTATTGGGACGGCAGGCCTCCGAGGGAGGGGACAGTGGAGTGCCTTCCTCAGGTGACACAGCTCTGGACCagttgagagaagagaaggagtttGCAGAGGGACAG ATTaacttcctgaacagtgtgatcgTGGACCTACAGAGGAAGAACGAGGAGTTGAAGGTCAAGCTGAAGAAGATGGCTCTGGCGGAGTTCAATGGCAATGACGGCACTGATGG tttggaGGAGGGTGGATCTAAGGACAAGAAGGCTCCTCCTCGTCTGTTCTGTGATATCTGTGACTGTTTTGACCTGCATGACACTGAGGACTGTCCAACCCAGGCCCAGAGCCCCGACTCAGTCCCCCACTCTTCCTTCAAGGGCAAACCTGCCGACCAGCGGCCGTATTGCGACATCTGTGAGGCCTTCGGTCACTCCATAGAGTCCTGCCAGGAAGACCAGACCTTCTAG